GGGGGCTGGAGCGGCGTGGCGGCGATGGACTGCCCCTGGCGCAGGGCTCCCACGTCCTGGTCCGTGAGCGCTCGCGAGTGCGTCCAGGGGAGCAGGTCGCGGCCGTGCCGTTCGATGCGCGCGCCGGGGCCCGGGTCCTTCCACGGGCCGATGGCCGTGCGCTTCAGCGCGGAGAGGTGCGCGCCGCAGCCGAGCGCGCGCCCCAGGTCCCGGGCCAGGGAGCGGACGTAGTAGCCGCCCCGGCAGGTGAGCTCCAGCGTGCTGGCGTTGGGCAGGTCGTGCGACAGCCAGCGCGCGGTGTGCAGGTACACGCGCGAGGGAGGCAGGTCCACGGCTTCGCCCCGGTGGGCCTTGCGATAGGCGGGCTCGCCGCCGAGCTTCTTCGCGCTGGTGGCGGGGGGCACCTGATCCGTCCAGCCGAGGAACGGGCGCAGCGCGGCTTCGAGTTGTCCGGGCGTGAGCGCGGCCGTGTCCCCCTGA
The sequence above is drawn from the Corallococcus sp. NCRR genome and encodes:
- the truB gene encoding tRNA pseudouridine(55) synthase TruB; this translates as MTPGLYLTHKPVGATSFATVRAFQEEAQATRPGRRTALCHGGTLDPFAEGLLLMLVGPATHLFEHLHAAPKVYEARVEWGTETDTGDLHGRPVHQGDTAALTPGQLEAALRPFLGWTDQVPPATSAKKLGGEPAYRKAHRGEAVDLPPSRVYLHTARWLSHDLPNASTLELTCRGGYYVRSLARDLGRALGCGAHLSALKRTAIGPWKDPGPGARIERHGRDLLPWTHSRALTDQDVGALRQGQSIAATPLQPPEWRLPPGYPEPPGPVRGFHQGKLTFLLTPRDGALWPETELRGGV